CGCACGGACCACACGGCGGCGAAGAAGATCAACAGGTTCAGGGCGCCGTCCTCAAGGAAGTCGACGCTGTCCGCCACGAGCGACACCGAGCCGATGACTCTGGCAACCACAAACTCAATGACGAAGTACGCGAGGTTGAGGGCGGCGACCACGAGGACGGCGCGTCTCCACGGAGACGTTGTTTCGCTGCCGGGCCCGCCGGTTTCTCCGTCTTGCACGGGAACTCACTGTAGTCACCGGCGCTCGGTGTCCGGAATATCTGTTTCGCGGGATGGCGTTTCCTCCTTCGATGACGGCGCGACTCGCGCCCTGGCCCACCAGATGGAGAACCCCATGTCCCGTACGGCAGTTGTCACCCTCGCCCCTCCCCTGCCCTTCGAAGCACGAGGCCCCCTCAGTTCGGCTGTGCTGCGCGCAGTGACAGGCTCGACGGACAGCGACATCGTGGATCGTGCACGTGACGCCATCTCAGCGTCGCCCGACGTGCTGCGAGACGATGACGTGCAACTCGCTCTTTTCACGCTTTACGCGGCGGCGTACCGCTCGGTGCCAGAGATCCGCGCCGACGCAGAGCGGGACCCACAATTGATATCAGCACGGCATCTCCTCGAAGAGGCTTGTGAAAGCCAACTGCGCGAACACATCCTCGTGCCGGAGACCCCCGCCCCGACCGCCGACGCCGTCGCGCGCGCCCTCTTCGACCTCACCGCGCCAACGCCAGGCCCGAGCCTCGCGCGCTACGTGGCCAAGAGCGCGACCGCCGACCAAGTTCGCGAGCTCTTGGTGCATCGCTCGTTGTACACGCTGCGCGAGGCGGACCCTCACTCTTGGGCAATCCCCCGGCTTACTGGCCGGTCCAAGGCGGCGCTCGTCGAGATTCAGGCGGATGAATACGGCGGCGGGCGTCCGGAACGGATGCACTCCGTCATGTTCGCCAACGCCATGCGTGGCGCCGGTCTCGATGACACCTATGGCGCATACGTCGATCGGGTGCCGGCGCTCGGGTTGGCGGCGCTCAACGCAATATCTCTGCTCGGGCTCGACGCACGACTAGTAGGCGCTGTCGTCGGGCACCTCGCTGCCTTCGAGATGACGTCGTCGCTGCCAAGCAAAATGTATGCCGACGGGCTTCGTCGGTTGGGATTCGATGCGAGCGTCTCCGACTACTTCGACGAGCACGTCGAGGCCGACGCCGTGCACGAGCAGATCGCCGGGCGCGACCTGGCGGGAGGATTGGCAGAGGACGAGCCCGACCTCGTCGCAGACATCATGTTTGGCGCTGCGGTGTGCGTGACGCTCGACGAATGGTCGGGCGCGGAGATCATGGAAGCGTGGTCGGCGGGAGAGTCCTCGTTGCGCGAAGGCGGGCCACTGTGACCGAGAAGCGCCCCACCATCACTCCCTACCCCGACGGCCCGTTGCTCGTGCGCGGCGACGTCGAACTCGTCGACGCGGCTGGCCAACCCATACCCAGGCATCGCGAGACCGTGGCGCTGTGCCGCTGCGGTTTGTCGACCATCAAGCCCTATTGCGACGGTTCCCACAAACTCAGCGGCTTCCGCACTGATAGTTGAAGCGTCAGGGGCGGTGTCGGGGTGTTCCTTCGGCAAGGGCGACCGCAGCGTTGCTGGCGGCGTCGGGGTGTTGCGCCCAGGGCGTCATCGATGCCAGGGGCGGCGTCGGGGTGTTCCCTCGGCGCCGCTTGCGCGGTGCCTCACTCAACCCCTCCTCGTTCGTTCGCAGAACGGAGAAGGCCGACCCGTAGGTCGGCCTTCTCCGTCTGCTCTCTCACTTCGTCGGGGTGACAGGATTTGAACCTGCGACCCTCTGCTCCCAAAGCAGATGCGCTACCAAGCTGCGCTACACCCCGTGTCGGCCCGTGGCTGCTACCTCATTGCCTCAGGCTCGGCTACTCTAGTACGCGCCGAGAGGATTTGTGACTCTCGTGCGGGCGTAGCTCAATGGTAGAGCCTCAGTCTTCCAAACTGATGGTGCGGGTTCGATTCCCGTCGCCCGCTCCCCTGCTTGCGGTGTGAGGTAGCGATGCCAGCCCCGCTACATCAGCCCGATCACTAGCCCGGCCAACGCGAGTGCCACCGTGTCGTGTGCGGCATCAATCACGGTCACCAACGGTTTGCGTATGGCAAAGCCGTTGTGGAGTGCGTGCGCCCCTCCGCGAAACACGAGCCCCACGATCGCGCCGAACGCCAAGCCCTGCCACCCGCCGGACACGTCTGCGGCTGCCATGAGCACCGCAAGCAGGAGCACCCCCAAAACGTTCGCGACTACGGTGCCTGCAAACGCGATGCCCATGTCGGCTTCTCGCATTTGCTCGTCGGTGAAGCCTGCGGCCCTCTTCCACGGGACAAAGAACCCTTGCGGCGAGTACCAGAGCCAGCCCAAGCCGAAGGACAACACAAAGGCGACGACAACGGCCCACCAATTGATGGCGCCCAGGTCAAACCACTCCATGAGACTCTCCTAACGGGTGGCGCGACTCTCCACCGTCTTTGCGATGTCTTCCAGGTCGGCATCGAGAGCTTGCTTGGTCGCTTTCGCCCCCAACTTGCCGAACACCGCCCACGCAAGGCGCTTTGCAGCGGAGTTGTCGCCTGTCTCCGCACTGAACTCGACGCGCAACCGAGTCCCCAAAGACGACGGGTGCAACGAGTACTCAGTCCGGTACCTCGTGCCGTGCGATTCCGACTCGTGAACGGTACGCCGCGGGGGATCCGCAAGAGTGATCGTGAGCGTCTCCGTCTCGGTCTTTCCGAACAGCCGACGGTCCTCGATCCAGGTCACTCCCACGTCGTAGCCCTCGCCTGCGACTCGCTCAACGCGCTCGACGGACCTCAGGACCTTAGGCGTGCGGTCGAGATCGGTGAGCACGGCCCACACCTCAATCGCTTCGGCGAGAATGTCACGCTGCGCCTCGACCTTGTGTGCTGCCATCCGCCACCTCATTGTGATGCGTTCGCTCGCTCCTGAGCTTTCGCTCAATCTAGTCTCGTTGGCGCCCCCAGAAAAGGGGGCAACCCCACAAAACCTGGGGCGATCGCCGTGGCGCTTGCCCCACTGCCGTCACCGGCGCTAGCCTGTCACCGACCCTTGGAGGAACTGATGAGCAGTGTGAGCACCGTCGCCAGCGCGACCGCTCCCGCCGTCATGCCCATGGTCGTCATGTGCAGCCGCCCCTGCTGCTGTCTCTAGAGCGCTGACCTCGCACACGCCCGCGCAGGGCAACGACGTGAGCGCTCGCCCCGGTATCGAATCCAGATGCATGTGCGTTTGCACGCAGAGAACCCCTTCCACGACCCCACGCAAAGGAAAGCCATGGCCCGCATTTTCGATGACGCAACCAAGCTCATCGGTAACACTCCCCTCGTCCGCATCAACGCGCTCAACGAAGGCTCCGGCGCGACTGTGCTCGCCAAGCTCGAGTTCTACAACCCTGCCAACTCGGTCAAGGACCGCCTCGGCGTCGCGATCGTCGACGCGGCCGAGGCGTCTGGCGATCTGAAGCCCGGCGGCACCATCGTCGAAGCCACCTCGGGCAACACGGGTATCGCTCTCGCCATGGTGGGCGCGGCGCGCGGCTACAACGTGGTGCTGACGATGCCGGAGACGATGTCCAAGGAGCGCCGCGCCCTCTTGCGCGCCTTTGGTGCCGAACTGATCCTCACGCCCGGCCCCGCAGGCATGCAGGGTGCGGTCGACGCCGCCGGCGAGGTGGCGGCGCAGCGCCCGGGCTCAGTCCTAGCCCGGCAGTTCGCGAACGAGGCCAATCCCGAGATCCACCGCAAGACCACGGCCGTGGAGATCTGGGACGACACTGACGGCGAGGTGGACATCGTCGTCGCCGGCATTGGTACCGGCGGAACCATCACCGGCGTCGGCGAGGTACTGAAGGCCAAGAAGGCGAGCGTCCAGATCATCGGCGTCGAGCCTGCCGAAAGCCCCATCCTCAACGGCGGAGCCCCCGGGCCGCACAAGATCCAGGGCATCGGCGCGAACTTTGTGCCCGAGGTCCTCAATACGGAGATCTACGACGAGATCATCGACGTGGATTCGGAGACCGCCGTGGCTACCGCACGCGCGGCCGCTCGCAAAGAGGGCCTGTTGGTGGGCATTTCGTCTGGAGCGGCAATCCACGCGGCCACGGAAGTGGCGAAGCGGCCCGAGAACGCTGGCAAGACCATCGTCGTCATCGTCCCGTCCTTCGGCGAGCGGTACCTCAGCTCGATTCTGTACGCCGACTTGATGGACTGATCTCAATCACCCACGGCTTAGGAGCCACCCGGAGGCACCACATGACCGACCGCATGACCCCCTTGGCCCTCGCACGCGAGGACGTGGCGACGGCTAGCCGTCGTGACCCCGCATGCCCAGGGCCCTGGGTCGTCGCGATCAGTTACCAGGGCGTTCACGCGCTGTGGTACCACCGGGTGGCTCACCGGTGGTGGCGCAAGGGCCACCGCTCCTGGGCTCGCTTGCTCTCTCAATTCGCGCGCCGCCGCACGGGCATCGAGATTCACCCAGGTGCCCAGATCGGTCGGCGGGTCTTCATCGATCACGGGATGGGTCTTGTGATCGGTGAGACAGCCGTCGTTGGCAATGATGTCTTGCTGTTCCACGGCGTGACGCTCGGCGGCACGAGCATGAGTCACGGCAAACGCCACCCGACCGTCGGCGACCGTGTGGTCGTGGGTGCAGGGGCAAAGATCCTTGGGCCCGTGTATGTCGGTTGCGATGCGCGGATCGGCGCGAACGCCGTCGTGGTCAAGGACGTGCCGAACGGCGCGACGGCCGTGGGCATCCCCGCCGTGATCCGCGAGCACCCCAACTACTTGGAGGCGCACACGGCGGCCTCGAGCGTCGACGATGGCGATGCTCATGTGCGCGTCGAAGAGGACGAGCAGCGCGAACCGGCGATGTACTACATCTAGTTCGTTGCGGGGAAGCCCTGGAACGGGTCTTCCAGCGGGGTCGATTGGCGTCACATGACACGGGCCCCACCTCTCGACGGGGCCCCTTCCTCATGGGGAACGAAAAACCTCAGGGAAACTAGGAGATCATCGCGCCCGCCTTCATCCTACGAACGTCCGTCACCGCCCGTTCCAAGGGGAACGCCGCGAGGAATGGTCTTCTGCTCGGTGAGGTTAACTACTGGTATGAGCTCTGATGAAGCAATCGGCGGTGGAGGCGAAGCCTGTGCGTTGCCGCGTGTCGACCAGGCCCCCGCCGACGACGTCCTCGCCGCGATCCTGGCGCGCTCGCAAGCTGTCGCGGTCGTGGGAGCATCGCCTGACCCCATGCGCACGTCGCACGCAATCGCCACGTGGCTGATGAACAACACCCCCTACGAGGTGTACCTGGTCAATCCCTTCGGCGGCGATGCGGATATCGAGGGCCATGGCTTCTACTCCGCGCTGTCGGAACTCCCTGTCGCGCCGGACATCGTGGTGGTTTTCCGCCGTTCGGCCGACGTGCCACCTGTCGCCGACGCTGCCGTTGAGGCCGACGCGAGCGTGCTGTGGTTGCAGTTGGGGATCGAGAATGCCGAGGCCGCCGCCAGCGCCGGCGCCGCGGGCCTCGGGGTCGTGCAGAACCGCTGCATCAAGATCGAGTACGCGCGACTGAGGGATCAGATCGAGGCAATCCAGGCCACCTGACGCCACCGCATCGAGGTTAGCTTGCGCGTTTCGAAAGACGTGCGCGTAGCAGAAGTGGGCGCCTGATGGCAGTATCGATCCATGACCCTGCCCTCGGGATACCGCCTCGTAGACCTGCCCTTCTCCCGCCGCGACGAGATGCTCGCGGTCGACCAGTGGGCCTTCGCCATGTCTCACCCAGAAAGCGTCAACACCGGCATTCACTCCCAACTCGAGTGGGACCGTTGCCGAGGCATTGAGAATGACAAGGCGGAAGTGGCAGCGGTCCACTCCTCGTACGGGTACACCATGCGTGTGCCAGGTGGCACCGTCGCGGCATCGGGATTGACGTGGGTGGGGGTACACCCCGGCGAGCGCCGCCGCGGTTTGCTACGCGGAATGATCGATGATCACTTCAAGCGTTCGCTTGGCCGAGGGGAACCTGTCAGCACATTGACTGCCTCTGAGCCGAAGATCTACCAGCGCTTCGGCTATGGGCTCGCCTGCCCTAGCCTCACCATGACGATGCCGCGAGGCGCAACGTTCCGACCCGTACCCGACTCGGAAGATCTCAAGGTCGTCTTCGACGATGCGGACCTGACACGTCACGCCTCTGTGGTGAGGTCGGTGATAGCCAGGGATCAGCGCCCTGGAACGATGCTCGAGGTGAGCGAGGCCCTTATGGCAGCACAGTTCGCCGATCCTGAGGTGATGCGTGAGGGCCAAGAGCGCAAGCGCATCATGATCGTCGAGGATGACCAAGGGCCCGCCGCGTTTGCCATTTTCCAGCGCAAGCTCGCATGGGGCGATACGGGAGCCGACGGCACCGGCTCAACCTCTCAATGGGCTGCCGCGACCCCTGCTGCGGCACGGCGCTTGTGGTCGGTACTCGCTGACCTTGACCTGCTGTCGTCTTTCACGACGAGCAATCTGACGATTGACGAACCTGCAATCCTCCTCGCCGACGACGTGCGCGCCCTCGCGTTGAAGGCAAAGGACCACGTGTGGTTGCGGATTCTCGATGTGCCCGCAGCACTGATGGCACGCACATACCGCTTGGACCTCGACCTTGTGGTCGAGATCGAGGACACCGTCATCCCCGCGAACGCCGGGCGCTGGCGCTTGTCCGTCACCTCGGGGCAGGCGACCGTCACTCAAGCCGAGCCCGGCGCGACGAGCGACGTCGGCATCGGCATCCAGGACCTCTCGGCGGCCTACCTTGGCGGGCCGACGATCGACTCGTTCCACCATGCGGGGCTTGTACGCGAGGTGACCGTTGGAGCGGCTAGCCTCTTGAGCGATGCCATGCGGTCAGTGACGGCGCCGCGCACCTCTTTCTCGTTCTAGTCGGCTGCGCTGACGCGGGTGATCACGCGCTGCGCCTACGACCGGTCGCGGCTCGCCTCGTACGCGGCAAGCTGATCGATGCGTCGCTGGTGGCGCTCGTCACCCGAGAACGGTTCCGCTAGGAAGGCCTCGACGAGTTCCACCGATTCGGCAAGCGAGTGCTGGCGCCAGCCGATGGCGAGCACGTTCGCATTGTTGTGCTGCCTGCCAAGCTTCGCCGTGTCGACGTTCCACGCGAGGGCTGCTCGCACCCCAGGCACCTTGTTCGCGGCAATCTGCTCACCATTGCCTGACCCTCCCAGCACGATGCCAAGGGACCCAGGCTCTGCCACGACGGCCTCGCCCGCCGAGAAGCAAAACGAGGGGTAGTCGTCGAGCGGGTCGTACTCGAAAGCACCGTGGTCGACAACGTCGTGTCCCTGGTCTGCGAGGTGGGTGAGCAAGTGCTCCTTGAACTCGTAGCCCGCGTGGTCAGCGGCAAGGTGGATGCGCATGCCCACATCATGCCAGCCGACGAAGGCGCGCCGCGACCCCATGATCGGTCGGAATCACGCGTGTCCGTCCGCTGGATTCAGCTGCTTGAGCATCTTGATCGCGGTCGTCGCGTAGCCCAGCGATTCGTAGAGCGCCTTGGCGTGCGTATTGAAGCCGAAGACGCTCAAGCCGACGCTGGTGGCGCCGTGCTGAGCGGCGAGTTTCTCGCCCAACAAGAGGGCTGCGCGTGCGTAGCCCTTGCCGCGGTGAGCCTCATCGACGAACACGTCCCACAGCCACCACTGTTCGGCAGCACCAGTGGTCGACGGGCCGATCCACAGATAACCGACCCGCTGGTCCTCCTCATCGTGAATCTCCATGAGGTGGTGCCCCGGCAGCGGTCTGCCACCTGGAAAGTATGTCTCGATGTCGCGTTGGGCCTCAATCTTGGCCTCGGCGGCGTCATGTCCGAGCCTCGCAAGATCAGCTGCGTACTCCTTGGCCGCGTGAAGCAACCACGCGTCGTACCGCTCGGCGGGCATTGCGGCCAGGGTGACTGCCATAGCGCCACGATAGTCCTCGCCATCAGCGAAACCTCAGCGTGGCGAGTGGCGACGACACCTAGGGTGGGCTCATGACTCAGCGCGGCATCGACCCCTCGACCCTTTCCCCCACCGTCCGACCCCAGGACGACTTCTTCCGTTACGTCAACGGGCCGTGGCTTGACAAGCACAAGATTCCCGACGATCGCGCGGCCGATGGCGCGTTCTACGCGTTGCACGACCAGGCGGAAAAGCAAGTGCGCGCGATCATCGAGGAATCGCCGCGCGACCAACTCACTGGTGCGCTGTATGCGAGTTTCATGAACACCGACAAAGTCGATCCCGATGGCGCCCAGCCCATCCAGCCGGATCTGGCCGAGGTGGACGCGGCGACAAGCCACGAGCAACTGGCGGCCACGATGGGCGCGCTCCAGATGTCCGGTGTCGGCGGAGTCGTCGGCTACGAAGTGTTCGCCGACAAATCCGAGCCCGACCGCAACGTCGTCTATCTCTTCCAGTCGGGGATTGGCCTTCCCGATGAGGCCTTCTACCGCGAGGACGCCCACGCAGAGGTGCGCGAGAAGTACGTGGCCCACCTCAAGCGGATGGCGGATCTGACCGCCGTTGACTTCGATGCGGACACCGTCATGGCCGTCGAGACCGCGATCGCCGCCCACCACTGGGATGTGGTGAAGTCGCGAGAGGCCGACCTCACACACAACCCGACGACGCTCGCGTCACTCGAGGAGACCGCCGGAGGCTTTCCGTGGCGCAAGTGGGCAGACGCCATCGGCATGCCTGCCGCCGCTCACGACATCCTGATCGCGTACGAACCCAGCTTCTTCGAGGGCTTGAGCACCGTGTTTCCCGCGACGAGCCTCGAGGACTGGAAGCAGTGGTTGCGCTGGCGCATCGTTGCTTCTCGCGCCGCCTACCTAAGCCAGGAGATCTCGCGAGCGAACTTCGAGTTCTATGGCACCGTCCTGTCAGGCGCGCCCCAGCAGCGCGAACGATGGAAGCGCGGCGTCCAGTTCGTGGAGGGCTGCGTTGGCGAACTGGTTGGCCAGCTGTACGTGGCCAGGCACTTCCCGCCGGAGTACAAGGAAGAGATGGACCTCTTGGTGGCCCACCTCATTGCCGCCTATCGCGAATCCATCACGTCACTCGAGTGGATGACCCCCGAGACGCGCCAACGCGCGCTCGCCAAACTCGACACGTTCACCCCCAAGATCGGCTATCCAGAGAAGTGGCGCGACTACTCGGAGCTCGAAGCGAATGCCGATGACCTCGTCGGCAATGTGAGGGCGTCCTCGCGCTTCGACTCCGCCTGGGAATGGTCGAAGGTCGGCAAGCCAGTGGATCGCACCGAATGGCTCATGACGCCCCAGACCGTCAACGCGTACTACTTGCAGACGGCCAACGAGATCGTCTTCCCTGCCGCCATTTTGCAACCGCCGTTCTTCAACCCCGAGGCCGACGCCGCGGTGAACTTTGGCGGCATCGGCGCCGTCATCGGTCACGAGATCGGTCACGGTTTTGACGATCAGGGTTCCAAGTACGACGGCACCGGCCGCCTGGACAACTGGTGGACAGAGGCCGACCGCGAGGCGTTCACCGCGCGCGCGCAAGTGCTCATCGAGCAGTACAACGGATACTCCCCACTGCAACTAGCCGACGACTACACGGTCAATGGCGCGCTCACGGTTGGCGAGAACATCGGCGACCTCGCAGGCGTCGAAATCGCCCTCAAGGCCCTCAAAATCGCGGTAGG
The Demequina sp. TMPB413 DNA segment above includes these coding regions:
- a CDS encoding iron-containing redox enzyme family protein — protein: MSRTAVVTLAPPLPFEARGPLSSAVLRAVTGSTDSDIVDRARDAISASPDVLRDDDVQLALFTLYAAAYRSVPEIRADAERDPQLISARHLLEEACESQLREHILVPETPAPTADAVARALFDLTAPTPGPSLARYVAKSATADQVRELLVHRSLYTLREADPHSWAIPRLTGRSKAALVEIQADEYGGGRPERMHSVMFANAMRGAGLDDTYGAYVDRVPALGLAALNAISLLGLDARLVGAVVGHLAAFEMTSSLPSKMYADGLRRLGFDASVSDYFDEHVEADAVHEQIAGRDLAGGLAEDEPDLVADIMFGAAVCVTLDEWSGAEIMEAWSAGESSLREGGPL
- a CDS encoding CDGSH iron-sulfur domain-containing protein encodes the protein MTEKRPTITPYPDGPLLVRGDVELVDAAGQPIPRHRETVALCRCGLSTIKPYCDGSHKLSGFRTDS
- a CDS encoding DUF1761 domain-containing protein — its product is MEWFDLGAINWWAVVVAFVLSFGLGWLWYSPQGFFVPWKRAAGFTDEQMREADMGIAFAGTVVANVLGVLLLAVLMAAADVSGGWQGLAFGAIVGLVFRGGAHALHNGFAIRKPLVTVIDAAHDTVALALAGLVIGLM
- a CDS encoding SRPBCC family protein; protein product: MAAHKVEAQRDILAEAIEVWAVLTDLDRTPKVLRSVERVERVAGEGYDVGVTWIEDRRLFGKTETETLTITLADPPRRTVHESESHGTRYRTEYSLHPSSLGTRLRVEFSAETGDNSAAKRLAWAVFGKLGAKATKQALDADLEDIAKTVESRATR
- the cysK gene encoding cysteine synthase A; translated protein: MARIFDDATKLIGNTPLVRINALNEGSGATVLAKLEFYNPANSVKDRLGVAIVDAAEASGDLKPGGTIVEATSGNTGIALAMVGAARGYNVVLTMPETMSKERRALLRAFGAELILTPGPAGMQGAVDAAGEVAAQRPGSVLARQFANEANPEIHRKTTAVEIWDDTDGEVDIVVAGIGTGGTITGVGEVLKAKKASVQIIGVEPAESPILNGGAPGPHKIQGIGANFVPEVLNTEIYDEIIDVDSETAVATARAAARKEGLLVGISSGAAIHAATEVAKRPENAGKTIVVIVPSFGERYLSSILYADLMD
- the cysE gene encoding serine O-acetyltransferase: MTDRMTPLALAREDVATASRRDPACPGPWVVAISYQGVHALWYHRVAHRWWRKGHRSWARLLSQFARRRTGIEIHPGAQIGRRVFIDHGMGLVIGETAVVGNDVLLFHGVTLGGTSMSHGKRHPTVGDRVVVGAGAKILGPVYVGCDARIGANAVVVKDVPNGATAVGIPAVIREHPNYLEAHTAASSVDDGDAHVRVEEDEQREPAMYYI
- a CDS encoding CoA-binding protein; protein product: MSSDEAIGGGGEACALPRVDQAPADDVLAAILARSQAVAVVGASPDPMRTSHAIATWLMNNTPYEVYLVNPFGGDADIEGHGFYSALSELPVAPDIVVVFRRSADVPPVADAAVEADASVLWLQLGIENAEAAASAGAAGLGVVQNRCIKIEYARLRDQIEAIQAT
- the eis gene encoding enhanced intracellular survival protein Eis codes for the protein MTLPSGYRLVDLPFSRRDEMLAVDQWAFAMSHPESVNTGIHSQLEWDRCRGIENDKAEVAAVHSSYGYTMRVPGGTVAASGLTWVGVHPGERRRGLLRGMIDDHFKRSLGRGEPVSTLTASEPKIYQRFGYGLACPSLTMTMPRGATFRPVPDSEDLKVVFDDADLTRHASVVRSVIARDQRPGTMLEVSEALMAAQFADPEVMREGQERKRIMIVEDDQGPAAFAIFQRKLAWGDTGADGTGSTSQWAAATPAAARRLWSVLADLDLLSSFTTSNLTIDEPAILLADDVRALALKAKDHVWLRILDVPAALMARTYRLDLDLVVEIEDTVIPANAGRWRLSVTSGQATVTQAEPGATSDVGIGIQDLSAAYLGGPTIDSFHHAGLVREVTVGAASLLSDAMRSVTAPRTSFSF
- a CDS encoding ribose-5-phosphate isomerase; translated protein: MRIHLAADHAGYEFKEHLLTHLADQGHDVVDHGAFEYDPLDDYPSFCFSAGEAVVAEPGSLGIVLGGSGNGEQIAANKVPGVRAALAWNVDTAKLGRQHNNANVLAIGWRQHSLAESVELVEAFLAEPFSGDERHQRRIDQLAAYEASRDRS
- a CDS encoding N-acetyltransferase; the protein is MAVTLAAMPAERYDAWLLHAAKEYAADLARLGHDAAEAKIEAQRDIETYFPGGRPLPGHHLMEIHDEEDQRVGYLWIGPSTTGAAEQWWLWDVFVDEAHRGKGYARAALLLGEKLAAQHGATSVGLSVFGFNTHAKALYESLGYATTAIKMLKQLNPADGHA
- a CDS encoding M13 family metallopeptidase codes for the protein MTQRGIDPSTLSPTVRPQDDFFRYVNGPWLDKHKIPDDRAADGAFYALHDQAEKQVRAIIEESPRDQLTGALYASFMNTDKVDPDGAQPIQPDLAEVDAATSHEQLAATMGALQMSGVGGVVGYEVFADKSEPDRNVVYLFQSGIGLPDEAFYREDAHAEVREKYVAHLKRMADLTAVDFDADTVMAVETAIAAHHWDVVKSREADLTHNPTTLASLEETAGGFPWRKWADAIGMPAAAHDILIAYEPSFFEGLSTVFPATSLEDWKQWLRWRIVASRAAYLSQEISRANFEFYGTVLSGAPQQRERWKRGVQFVEGCVGELVGQLYVARHFPPEYKEEMDLLVAHLIAAYRESITSLEWMTPETRQRALAKLDTFTPKIGYPEKWRDYSELEANADDLVGNVRASSRFDSAWEWSKVGKPVDRTEWLMTPQTVNAYYLQTANEIVFPAAILQPPFFNPEADAAVNFGGIGAVIGHEIGHGFDDQGSKYDGTGRLDNWWTEADREAFTARAQVLIEQYNGYSPLQLADDYTVNGALTVGENIGDLAGVEIALKALKIAVGQPLDELPLIDGLTAVQRYFIAYALTERTKRRDEALMTQITTDPHSPEEFRINGVVRNMDAWYAAFGVSEEDALWLDSERRVRIW